One Fusarium poae strain DAOMC 252244 chromosome 4, whole genome shotgun sequence DNA window includes the following coding sequences:
- a CDS encoding hypothetical protein (BUSCO:52236at5125): protein MSNEQKNGAGALDEDDDDYMNMSFEDPVPVKETSLQRTQRLKRESRARGNVKSKEQIAEEEEAAREKALSTSLLEDAKAKKSKGFAMMAKMGFTSGGLGKKTDDGVAPGRAEPIKVSVKDDRGGIGLDNEKKRKIREAAEERDIKAAKMDPDEYRERVRKEREDARLEKQFFAAQRMAERMDDEKIELTGSGEQASKTNDKSGKATPTSSRPLKSIPLLYRSLVRHREEAERDRRMRYDLEQSLSRLPTYEDDQEDEDDKRALGKGQTVYATADDLDEEDEELDQFNELEIGERLKTVLEYLREKHLYCFWCKMVYNDTEMEGCPGLTEEDHD from the coding sequence ATGAGTAATGAACAAAAGAATGGTGCGGGCGCGCTAGAtgaggacgacgatgacTACATGAACATGTCCTTTGAAGACCCTGTACCCGTCAAAGAGACATCGCTGCAGCGCACGCAACGACTTAAGCGTGAATCACGCGCACGAGGAAACGTCAAATCCAAAGAGCAGATTgcggaagaggaggaagctgCTCGCGAAAAGGCTCTCTCCACTTCACTTCTGGAAGATGCAAAGGCCAAAAAGAGCAAAGGTTTTGCTATGATGGCAAAGATGGGATTCACAAGCGGCGGTCTGGGAAAGAAGACagatgatggtgttgctCCGGGTCGGGCGGAACCAATCAAAGTCAGTGTCAAAGATGACCGCGGAGGCATTGGTCTGGATAATGAGAAAAAGCGAAAGATCAGAGAAGCGGCTGAAGAAAGAGATATCAAAGCCGCCAAGATGGACCCCGATGAGTATCGCGAGCGCGTACGGAAAGAGCGTGAGGACGCGAGACTAGAGAAGCAGTTTTTTGCGGCTCAGCGTATGGCAGAGAGAATGGATGATGAAAAGATTGAACTCACTGGCTCTGGAGAACAAGCCTCAAAAACAAACGACAAATCTGGCAAGGCAACACCAACATCCTCGCGCCCTCTCAAATCAATACCTCTTCTGTACCGTAGCCTTGTGAGACACAGAGAAGAAGCTGAGCGAGACCGGCGTATGCGATACGATCTCGAACAGTCACTATCAAGGCTACCTACGTATGAGGATGACcaggaggatgaagacgacAAGAGGGCTTTGGGCAAGGGACAGACTGTGTATGCTACGGCCGATGATTTGgacgaagaggatgaggagttGGATCAGTTCAACGAGCTTGAGATTGGGGAGAGGTTGAAGACGGTATTGGAATACCTAAGGGAGAAGCATCTGTATTGTTTTTGGTGCAAGATGGTGTATAATGATACTGAGATGGAGGGTTGTCCTGGATTGACCGAGGAAGATCATGATTGA
- a CDS encoding hypothetical protein (BUSCO:6871at5125), with amino-acid sequence MAGSQLKRLKASLKEQGIVGPQQSKKQKRRNAQDERSRNDKRLQRGVVLEGIREQFNPFDLKHAKGPKFEVTSNRPTLTAGSIKGRPGQAKAASEERRRQTLLVEMQRRNKVGGIIDRRFGENDPTMAPEDKMLERFAREKQRSHKKNSMFDLEDDEPSEGLTHMGKSLSFDAKDDFKEDDLEEDYDSDGSVRERQRLKRIRALAAEGSDGEDAENDEPERKKTKKEVMEEVIAKSKHYKYERQAAKEEDEDLREEIDKELQTIQYMLHHIRPDGKPQADPAAVSKIAGVDRDAFEKNFDLQVKKLAQDKRAQPADRTKTEEEKAEEESQRLKELEEKRQKRMRGESVSDSEDEEVNNKGKKPEQDEMDLDDEDEDDFGLGSGIRARPTATELGFDDEDDFIIDDDLVASGSDVEPLDDSDDESMEDGSDEEAEDEEDDFTKGLLNEEESRNPVFDADSTTKASAIQKGDEQGLPYTFTCPQSCDELRATLAPYPTKTFPTIVQRIRALYHPKLNSKNKEKLGNFATSLVDYIGSPWDPATSAPFTVLESLVRHIHSLSKMFPLEIGKQFSHNIEEISTSRPLDLGPGDLVLLTAVGTIFPTSDHFHQVVTPAVLTITRYLGQKVPQSLAHYAIGAYLSTLAISYQKLAKRYVPEVINFSLNTLCALAPAASSKQLGNFPIHGAPAGIRTEGANKTKVRKPNFSDCIAGDSKKPEATASKVAIIDTTASILEAAADLWTGKSAFLETFGQAKNVLKHLNGKTCRPQLPAALNERVEKLLVKFDRMLQVAQLSRRNVELHHHRPLAIKTFIPKFEETFDPDKHYDPDRERAELAKLQKEHKRERKGALRELRKDANFMAREKLRVKKAKDEAYEKKYKRLVAEIQSEEGRESNLYEREKSARKKAKNR; translated from the exons ATGGCCGGCTCACAGCTCAAGCGCCTGAAGGCGTCTCTCAAAGAGCAGGGAATTGTCGGCCCTCAACAAtcgaaaaagcaaaagcGACGTAACGCTCAGGATGAGCGCTCCCGCAATGACAAGAGACTCCAACGAGGTGTCGTTCTGGAAGGCATTCGCGAGCAATTCAATCCTTTTGACTTGAAGCATGCCAAGGGTCCCAAATTCGAGGTTACCAGTAACCGACCTACTTTGACTGCTGGAAGCATCAAAGGACGACCTGGCCAGGCCAAGGCAGCTAGTGAAGAGAGG CGTCGGCAAACACTCCTGGTTGAGATGCAGCGTCGAAACAAGGTCGGTGGAATTATCGATCGTCGATTCGGTGAAAACGATCCCACGATGGCACCAGAAGACAAGATGCTGGAAAGATTTGCCCGAGAGAAGCAGAGAAGTCACAAGAAGAACTCCATGTTCGATCTGGAAGATGACGAACCATCAGAGGGCTTGACGCATATGGGCAAGTCCCTTAGTTTTGATGCTAAGGACGATTTTAAGGAAGACGATCTGGAGGAGGATTATGATAGTGATGGTTCAGTACGTGAGCGACAAAGACTGAAGCGCATTCGTGCATTGGCGGCAGAGGGAAGCGATGGAGAAGATGCCGAGAACGACGAACCTGAACGCAAAAAGACGAAGAAGGAAGTCATGGAGGAAGTTATCGCCAAGTCCAAACACTACAAATACGAGCGCCAGGCTGCGAAGGAAGAGGACGAAGATCTTCGAGAAGAAATTGACAAGGAGCTCCAAACCATCCAGTACATGCTACACCATATTCGACCAGATGGCAAGCCCCAGGCTGATCCTGCCGCTGTATCCAAAATTGCCGGTGTCGACCGCGATGCTTTCGAGAAGAATTTCGATCTCCAAGTAAAGAAGCTTGCCCAGGATAAGAGGGCCCAGCCTGCGGACCGTACCAAGACTGAGGAGGAAAAGGCTGAAGAAGAGTCTCAGAGGTTGAAGGAGCTCGAAGAAAAACGCCAGAAGCGCATGCGAGGAGAGTCAGTCAGCGATagtgaggatgaagaagtcaacaacaagggcaagaagcCTGAGCAAGATGAGATGGACctggacgacgaagacgaagacgattTCGGTCTTGGTAGCGGTATCCGCGCTCGACCTACAGCCACCGAACTTGGATtcgacgatgaagacgattTCATTATTGACGATGATCTTGTGGCTAGCGGATCCGACGTGGAGCCACTCGACGACAGTGACGATGAATCGATGGAGGATGGGTCTGACGAGGAAGCGGAAGACGAGGAGGATGATTTCACCAAGGGCCTTCTCAACGAGGAAGAGAGCCGAAATCCTGTCTTCGATGCCGATTCGACTACAAAAGCCTCGGCGATTCAGAAAGGTGATGAGCAGGGTCTTCCTTATACCTTTACGTGCCCCCAGTCTTGCGACGAGCTGAGAGCCACTCTGGCTCCATATCCGACCAAGACCTTCCCTACTATCGTTCAAAGAATTCGTGCCCTCTACCaccccaagctcaacagcAAGAACAAAGAGAAACTCGGTAATTTTGCGACATCTCTAGTCGACTATATCGGTTCGCCTTGGGATCCGGCAACTTCTGCTCCCTTTACCGTGCTTGAAAGTCTTGTCCGACATATCCACTCCCTTTCAAAGATGTTTCCTCTTGAGATTGGCAAGCAGTTCAGCCACAACATTGAGGAGATCAGCACATCAAGACCGTTGGACTTGGGACCTGGAGACCTTGTTCTGCTGACTGCTGTTGGTACCATTTTCCCCACCTCCGATCACTTCCACCAGGTTGTCACCCCTGCTGTGTTGACAATTACACGATACCTGGGTCAGAAGGTACCGCAAAGTCTTGCACATTATGCCATCGGCGCCTATCTCTCAACCCTTGCTATCAGCTACCAGAAGCTTGCAAAGCGCTACGTTCCTGAGGTTATCAACTTCTCTCTGAACACTCTCTGTGCTTTGGCGCCTGCTGCTTCTTCAAAGCAGCTCGGAAACTTTCCCATCCACGGCGCTCCCGCCGGTATCCGTACCGAAGGTGCAAACAAGACCAAGGTTCGGAAACCAAATTTCTCGGACTGCATTGCCGGAGACTCAAAGAAGCCTGAAGCCACTGCCAGTAAGGTTGCCATTATCGACACCACAGCGTCTATCTTGGAGGCGGCCGCGGATTTGTGGACTGGAAAAAGCGCATTCCTCGAGACTTTCGGCCAGGCTAAAAACGTTCTCAAGCATCTCAACGGCAAGACTTGCCGACCCCAACTGCCTGCCGCTTTGAACGAGAGGGTTGAGAAGTTGCTGGTCAAGTTCGACCGCATGCTCCAGGTTGCCCAGCTATCGCGTCGTAACGTAGaactccaccaccaccggcCTCTGGCAATCAAGACGTTTATCCCCAAGTTCGAGGAGACCTTCGACCCAGACAAGCACTACGACCCAGACCGCGAGCGTGCAGAGTTGGCCAAGCTCCAGAAGGAGCACAAGAGGGAGCGCAAGGGTGCTCTGCGGGAGCTGCGCAAGGACGCCAACTTTATGGCGCGGGAGAAGCTGCGTGTCAAGAAGGCAAAGGACGAGGCTTACGAAAAGAAATACAAGCGTCTTGTTGCCGAGATCCAGAGCGAAGAGGGCCGCGAGTCGAATCTGTACGAGAGAGAGAAGTCTGCGagaaagaaggccaagaacaGGTAA